The Geminocystis sp. NIES-3708 genomic sequence TGGTTGTGGTAAATCCACAGTCCATTGCGTAGGAGAAAGACCTTTAATTTTAATACCTTGAGGATCGAGAGTATATCCGGGAGCTAGTTCTAAGACTACTCGTGTAGTTCTAGCATCAAATTGACCGATTCTTAAATTAGTGATAATATTACCTAAGTTTTCACTGATAGAAGGTCTACCCAGAGTAGTGCCTGGAAGATCAATCACTAAACGAGTGGGATTAGGGATTAGTTGTGCTGTAGGTTGTATTCCTTGATCTGTAGTGAAAACTAAACGATTTTGATTAGCTTCAAAACGCCAAAATAATAATCTTCCTGCATAAGCGGGGGCGGCAAGAATTAAAAATGTTAATAGACTTAGAATTAAAGAATAAAATTTCACCATAGTATTATTTCCTCAGATAATCTTGATTAAGTTGGATTCAGTATAAATAAGAAATTATTTTTATAAACATACTATTATTTAATGACAGATAAGAAAACTTTTTGTTTCTAGCTTATCTGACATTTACTAAGTTTAGACTATCTAATCATTTTCTTTAACAAAATAAAAATCGTTTAATAGATCAAAAAGCAAAAGAATGGGAGAAAATTTTTACTATTGATGAGTTATCTTTTACCAATGGTATTCATAAAAGCTGGTCTTTGGGTAATCTTTTTAATATAACTAGAAATTGCAGGATAAGCAGTTAAATCAAGTTTCAATAAAATTTGAGTATAAGCTAACATTGAACCTACTGCCACGTCAGCAACAGTAAATTTTTCCCCTAATAAGTAAGAATTCTGTTTCAAAATATTTTCTAAAGGAGGTAATAATTTTGACATTTCTTTTTCTCGATTTGCCTCAATAAATAATCCTGTGGCTAGAGTTGAATTAGCGAATAAAATCCATTGATTGATAATGCTTTTTTCTTCTAAAGAATCAATTTCATTACCATATTTTTCTGCTAAATATAATAAAATTGCTCCTGATTCCCAAAGTTTAAAATCACCGTCCACAATTACAGGAACTTTTCCCATGGGATTTAATTCTAAAAAAGTGGGTTGTAAATGTTCTTGTTGTGCCATATCAATCAAAATATACTCATAGTTAAGATTGATTTCTTCTAAATACCATTGAATAATAGAGGCACGACTACGAGTACCGCCGTATAATTTTAATGTAGGATTTGAATTATTTATAACTTGATTCATCGATTTTTTTTCTTGATTCTTGATAAAAATAAAGGAGTTTTCAGGGGATTTTTTCCCCGAAGAAATTATTTTTTCAGCATAAGTTGGAAGTTGTACTAAACAAATAAATAGCAAAAAACTCAAACTGAATGAGTAATATTTCATTAGAGAAATTATGAGAAAATTTTTATAAAACTTTATGAGTGTGAGAATGTTGTTTTACATTATCATCGTCAGAAACTTTATGAACACTATTTAAGACTCTTTTCCTCTCCAAGGAATAGTTAAAATCACTTTTTGATGCACCTAATTTAATATATTCTTGGGCGCTAGGTTTACTTTTATAAGTGCGAGTGGCGGCAAAAGTGCGATCAAGAAAATCATCGCAAAATTGACTATCCGCAGGAAATTCTGAGGGTTTTTGTAGAGTATCTTCAACAATAACTTGTCCGATGGTTTTTGCTACTGCTAACTGATAAGATGTGGGAATTTCTTTGAATAATGCTTCTAATGCTGCGGAAGGTATCGGCTCGATTACTTTTATTTCTTTGATTTCTCCTTCGTCTCGAATAAAACAAGTGGCTAAACCGAAAACGCAATAATCTTCTTGAGATATACCTAATTCTGTCAATCTTTTGGTCATAAATCTAATTTCTTTTTTGAGAAAAATACCAGTTGGTATATAAAAATATAACTTAGATCTTGCACTAAGGAGTAAGAAGTGAGGAGATGGGCAAAGTTTGACGAAAAAATGATGAAGACAAGAGAGAATGGAAGATGATGAAGATAAGATAAAGGAGACAAGGGAGACTAGAAGAAGGGAGAGATTAATTTATCGTAATATTTACCTAGTTCAATAACAGTGATACTATTCTAAGTTTATTGTTAATGTTCTGTCACGTCTTTTAATCAATCACTATTATCGAGAATTAGAAGATAAAATTCGTTTTGATGGTAGCTGTAATAAACAATCAATTCGTGTGGCTTTTGGTAACTTACTAAAACTGTGTTTCGAGAGGGTGATGACGGGGTAAGAAAGGGCTTAAGCCTTTAGTCTGGAAGTCTTGGTAAAGAAATTGCTAAAATAGATATTTTTATTATATTTACGGCGTTTTATATAACCCTAAATATCGACAAAAAAATAAATTAAATTTAAAAAGAAAATTTCCCAGAATACCCTTTTATAATGAATTTTAGCAATGGGCAAAATGGGTTAAACAATTAATGGATTTACACCTCAATTATGAGACTATTAAACCTTATAAACTAAAAAGAATTGATACATCTATAACAATGGGCTTAAGCCCATTTCCTTCAGCTACTCCTAAACCTAAACTAAAAGCGGATAAAATTAACAGTAAAATTATTATTGACGATGTGACAATTTTAGAAAATATACCGTCAATGGCGTGGGAATATAAACTAGGAAATAATAGTGCTTTAGGGTGGATTTTAGATCAATATAAACTAAAGAAAACTCAAGATAAAATCATCGGTGAAAAGTTCAATAATTATCAATTTGCTGATTATAAAGAAGAGGTAATTAATTTATTAATGTGGGTTTGTCAAGTAAGTATTGAGACGATAAATATTATTAAAAAGATGGAAACTCTTACTTAATCTGAATTGATTATTTGTCTCTGATATTCTGCTAAAAGAAAAGCAGTTGCCATCGCCACATTTAAAGACTCCACACCATTAGCTAAAGGAATTTTGACAGTTTCTGTCGCTAAATTAGCCAATTCAGGGGATAAACCTTGGGCTTCGTTACCTAATAATAAAATCGTAGGTTTAGTAAAATCAATTTGCCAATGGGTTTTATTTCCTTCTAAAGAAGTCGCAATAATTTGATAACCTTGAGATTGATATTTTTTTATCAAAGAAACTAAGTCATTTTCTACCTTTGCTTGAATTTTAAACCATTCACCCACAGAAGATCTCATAACTTTTGGATTATCCAAGTCCACACTATCACCACTTAGCCATAAAAAATCAACATCTGTAGCCACTGCAGTACGAATGATAGTACCTAAATTACCCGGATCTTGAATGCGATCGCCAATTAAGCCTAAACGCAGATTTTCAGTGGGTTGTGACTGTCGAGAATCACGATAAGCCGTAGCGATAATGCCATCGGGATTAACGGTAGTAGCCAGATTTTTCATCAATTCAGGGGAAACTGTTTCAATTCTTTCTGCTTGAGTTTGTAAAGCTTCCCAAAGAGAGTAATGCTTTTTCTGCCATAACTGTGTTGCTAACACCGTAACGAGGGGATAATTAACCTTAGTGGCAACTTCTAATAAATTTGTGCCTTCTAATAAATGTAAATTTTGTCGATGTCTTTCCTGGGTTTTATGTAATTTACGAATTTCTTTAACAAGAGGATTTTGCAGACTGGTTAACATAATATAATTAACTTAAATAATTTCTTCTATTGGTGATTTTAATTCCTTTAAATTTTCCTGAATAATTTTATTAATAATTTGTAAATCTATCTTAAAATATTCATGAAAAATAATATTTCTAAAAGCCATAATTTTAGCCTAAGGAATATAATTATATCGATTAATTAAATCATCAGAAAGATTATTCGCAGTTTTCCCAATAATTTGTAAATGACGCACCACCTAAACTTGAATTAACTCATCTTCAAAAAACTTTTGTTGATTATTTTTTAAATATTTTTCAATGTTATTAATAGCTTCCAAAATATCTAACAATGTATCTTTCTATCTTTATCACTTCTCACAATTTAATTGCTTCTTGCAATATTTGCTCTCTAATTAGCTCTTTTAAAGCTCCTTCTGTAGCTACATCAATTTTATGTTGTAATAAATTTTCTAAATTGAATATTAAACTAGTAGGAAACCATGAACTAATTTTGTCTAAAGAATAATCAACTAAAAAATCAACATCACTATTTTCTTGAACTTCACCTCCAGCTACTGAGGCAAAAATTCTGATATTAAATGTTCCGTGATTCTTCACAATTTCGATAATTTCTTCTTTTTTAGAGTGCAATAGTTTTTCTATTTAAGAGTGAATATCAGCCTTAATTTTTTTATTCACTAATTTTTAATGACTAGAAATCAAACTGACTATTGTTAATTGTTAATTGTTAATTATTTAACGAATATATTCTTTTAAAATACTATTCCGATTAGGATGACGCAATTTGCGCAACGCTTTCGCCTCAATTTGACGAATTCTTTCACGGGTAACATTGAAGATTTGACCAATTTCTTCTAAGGTTTTCATTCGCCCATCATCCAAGCCATAACGTAATCGTAAAACATCACGCTCACGAGGGCTAAGAGAATCTAAAACATTTTCTAAATCTTCTCGTAATAAATTTTTAGATACTTCATCTTCAGGAGTTTCCCCATCGGCCTCAATAAAATCCCCCAAACGAGAATCTTCTTCTTTACCGATGGGGGTTTCTAAGGATATGGGTAATTGAGCAGACTTGGCAATAAAACGTAACTTTTCGATGGTCATCTCCATATCTTCTGCAATCTCTTCTTCTGTGGGTTTACGTCCCATTTTTTGAGATAACATCTTAGTGGTTTTTTTGATACGAGAGATAGTTTCATAAAGATGCACAGGAAGACGAATAGTTCGAGATTGATCGGCGATCGCACGAGTAATAGCTTGACGAATCCACCATGTGGCGTAAGTGGAAAATTTATAACCCTTTTCGTGGTCGAATTTTTCGGCGGCACGAATTAAACCCAGAGAACCTTCTTGAATCAAATCTTGGAATGATAAACCCCGATTCATGTACTTTTTAGCGATGGATACCACTAAACGCAAGTTAGACTGTACCATCTTATCTTTCGCACGTCTGCCAATATGTAGGCGGCGGTTAAACTGACGCAGGACAGGAATATCACAAGCGATCGCCCATTCTTGATCTGTCGGAATACGCCCAAGATGTTCAATTAAAGTCGCCCTGATATATTCTAAATCCAATAAATCAGCAATTTGTCGGGCTAACTCAATTTCTTCTTCTGCACGAAGTAACCTGATTCGACCAATTTCCTGAAGATAAATACGAATAGAATCTTCTGTGAATGGTTTTTTCTTTGTTTGGGTACGACGACGGGTAGTCGGTAATTTACGAGTTTTTTTACCATTGAGATCACTAACACCAATAGAATCAGCTTCAGCAATGATATCGGTAAATTCACCTTCTATGGTTGCTATAGAACTATTCCGATTATTACCAGAATTAAAGTCCAACATTTCCTCGAAATCATTAGCGGGTGAGATAGTTGCGAAAATTTCTTGTGCCTGGGTCATGCCGTTTTCCTCTTACTCCTTCTGAAAAAATTTAGCTAGAAGATAGATTGTCAAAATTGAATTATATTTATTTCTCTATACATAACCCATATTTTACTTTTGTATCACAATAAACTATTTCACTATTTAAAGTTAATAACATTCCCATTCTTTGTAAGAGTGTTAAGTACTTAAGAACAGTATAATTTATTAGTTTCATTGAGATTTAGTAAATGGATAGTTATGGTAGAAAATGCTCAGGATGATACCTGAAAACGAGGGAATTATACCGAATAACGGTAAATTCGAAGAACTGTTTTCTATAAAGTCAACAGTCTGATATACTTAACTTACTCAAAGATAAATACTATAAAACTAAATTATTAATAAGCACAAAAACCAGTGTTATGGTCACTAACATGATTTTTAATGTTTTATTCGTTCATAAAATTTATCTCGATATAACCGAGATTTAACTATTAGAACTTCTTTAAGTTTTTTAAGAAGTTTTGTCAGTAAAATCTTCAGATATTGTAATGAATTTCACAGAAAATGGCATCCAGAAGCGGTACTTTTTTATTATCAAAGGGCTCAGGTCTGCAATAGTACATAGATTTTGATGGATTATTAATCTTCCCTGACCTCTAGGTTAGCAAACCTTTTGGATTTTGGGGAGAATATTTGAAAAATTTGGTAGAATTTGTCATGAAAATTTAATCAAAATAGAATTTCATTAAGACAAATCAATGATTGAGAAAGATTACCTCCATAAAATTACTGAGTGATTAGATTATTTGTCCATAAATATAAATTTTAGTTATATATTTAAAATTGTGCCACAATAATATAAATATTTCCACTGTATTTTTTATGAACCTTATTTTTATCAACAAAATAATTAGGAAATTAATTTTTACTTAATCATCTATTGACTTGTTTATTTTTAAGTATGGATTAACTAGAGGATAAGCTAAAGTGATATTTTCTTGTTGGTAGATTTTATAAATTTTTTTGATAAATTCATGAGTAATTAATAGTCTATCTAAATACTCATGAATTTTTAAATAAACAGTTAAATTAATACCATAATAATCAAAATTATCATATCTCAAAAAAGGTTCAAATTCTTTGCATCCACCATCAATATTTTCTAAAATTTGTTTAGCTATCTGTAATGTTATTTGTTCTACTTTTTCCAAATCACTATCATAATTGATCACTATTTTTATTGGCAACAACATCCACGAATTTTCTAGGGTATAATTTTTAAAACTAGCATCAATAATTTGTCGATTAGGAATAACAATAATATTATTGAAAATGTCTTTGATAAGGGTATATTTTAATTCTACATCGATTACATATCCTTCTTCTCCGCTCTTAAATTCAATATAATCCCTTGGGCGAATTTTCCCAGAAACGATAATATTTACACCCGAAATTAAGTTGCTTAAAGTATTTTGAAAAGCTAAACCTATAGATAAACTACCAACGCCAAAAGCAGTAATTAATGCAGTAATTTGAATACCAATAGATTGAATAATAATTAAAAATCCAATACTGAAAATAATAACTTTAGTTAAATATTCAAATAATGAAGTTAAAGATACTGTTGTTTTCGATTTTTTACTATAAACATGAATAGCACTAACAGCTAAACGAGATGCTAAAATCGTAGCCATAAATAAGGCAATAACGATAATTATTTTTTGTAGTAAAATATTTAGGGGTGTAGGTAAATTGAGACTAGGTAAAATTAAGGCAATTGTACCTACAATAAACCAAATAAAAATTACACCCTCAAAAGATCTTAAAATAACAGAATATTTAGCTAACAAATCATTATTATCTAGTTTTTTCCTAAATTTTTTAAGCCTATTTTCTATTAAAAAACCGAGTAAAATACCAAAAATAATAATAAAAATAGGAGTTAGAGTTTGAATAATTATAGAACTATTAGATAACCACATTCTCAAAAATATTTCAATAGAAAATTAATTATTGATATTTTATCTTAATTTAATATCAATAATCTAAAAAAATAATAAAAATTAAATTAATCTATAGTGTATAATAAATTTCTTAACTTAATTGATAATTTAATATAAGATATTTATGGACAAAAAAATAGTTGAAGCTATAACGATACTAAAACAATATAGCGATATAAAATTAAAAGTTATTAATTCTGAGGAAGAAAAACAAATATTACAATCTGCTTTAAAATTAATCGTTAGTGTATCTGATGATCAAAATTTTGGGATTTGTGCTTCAACAAATATAGAAGCATTTGCAGCTTTAAAAAGCTATTTAAAAGCTTTAGGATATAATGATCAAGAGATAACAACAGACTTTTCTTTAGAAAATAAATCAGTTTACCTCAAATTTAGTACTCAAAAAAAATCTTATAATTTAAGTGATTATCAAGGAGATTATCGAGGAGTTTTAATTACTATTTTTTCAGATTTCAATGATGAAATTATGGGAACTTATGGACATTTCCCCTTAGATTTATTTAGTTAAATTAATCAAATTATAATGATATATCAACAATTATTGCCAATATTTTTAACTATTCATGTTTTGGGTGCTACGGTTTGGACGGGAGAGCATTTGATTCTAACTTTAGCATATTTACCAAAGGCTTTAAAAGAAAAAAATATAGATATTATTCATCAATTTGAGGATAAGTTTGAACCAATAGGATTAACTGCTTTAGTTATACAAATTATCACAGGTTTATGGTTGGGACATTTTTATATTCCTTTATGGCAAGATTGGCTAAATTATAATGAACCAATTACGAAAAATATATTAATTAAATTAGGTTTATTACTTATTAGTTTAATTTTAAGTATTGATGCTCGTTTTCGGATTATTCCTAACTTAAACCAAGATAATTTTCTGGATTTAATTATTCATATTTTAGCTGTAACAACTTTATCTATTCTATTTGTTATTTTTGGTATAACTATTAGATTTGGTGGTATTTAATCTTAAAGTATTTATATTGAATTATAATTTTTAATTATCACCAAAACACCAACCAACAAAAATGATAATTAATATTAGCAATGTTATAATTAGTACATTTCCCAAAGGATAAAAAAAATTAAATAAAAAGAAATTAATAGTAATCGTTGATAGCTTAACTAAAAAAAATATAAAAATAACAGCAAAAGTTAAAATAATCACAATTAAGATAAGTTTAGTAAATTTTATTAGGCAAAATACTATTAATATCGATTATTTTATCAATAATATTTTTGTTTTTTATTTTGAAATAATTGTTGATAACGAAAAATAGGTTCAATACATCAATCTTAAATTATTTCTCAATCATTTAAAGATTAAAAAATAAATCTGTAAATTTTAATCATACCCGAAAGTTTATAGCCAATAGTTAATATCTCTAAAAATCTCACAACTTACATGGGATTGCTATATATAATATAAAAATATAATCCTTAAAAAAATATTCAAAAATACCAACAATGATAAATAAAAATAATCCTCTTTTAATTGGTGAAGGATTACCACCATTTCAAGATATTAAACCAGAGCATATTATACCTGCTATTCAAGAATTATTAACGGAATTAGAAGTGAGTTTAAGTTCATTAGAAGCTAATTTTCAACCTACATGGCAAGATTTAGTTGTACCTTTGAATCACTTAGAAGATAGATTAAAGTGGAGTTGGGGAATTATCGGGCATCTTATGGGAGTTAAGAATAGTCCCGAACTGCGTACGGCTTACGAAACAGTACAACCTGATTTAGTCCAATTTAGCAATAAATTAAGTCAAAGTAGGGCTTTATACGAAGGATTTAGGAAAATTAGAGATAGTCAACAGTGGAATGATTTTGAATCCGCACAAAAAAGAATCATAGAATCTGCTATCAAAGATGCACAATTGTCAGGGGTTGCGTTAGAAGGAGAAAAAAAAGAGCGTTTTAATCAAATTCAGTTACAATTAGCCGAATTATCGACAAAATTCTCAAATAATATCCTAGATTCTACTAAAAATTTTAAATTACGTCTAACTAATCCTGAAGAAATAGACGGTTTACCAGCTAGTTTACTAAGTTTATCGGCACAAACTGCTAGAAGTGAAGGAGAAGAAAATGCTACTCCTGAAAATGGTCCTTGGATGATAACCTTAGATTATCCTAGCTATGTACCTTTTCTAAAATTCAGTAAAAGAGAGGATTTAAGAGAAAAAGTTTATCGGGCGTTTATTAGTCGTGCAGGAAGTGGAGAATTTGATAATAATCCTTTAATTATTCAAATTTTGACTTTAAAACAAGAATTAGCCGAAATTTTAGGTTATTCTAACTATGCACAAGTGAGTCTTGCTAAAAAAATGGCGGATAGTGTCGAAACGGTAGAAAAATTATTAGAAGAGTTACGAGTTGTTAGTTATTCGGCGGCACAAAAAGAGTTAACGGAATTAAAAGAATTTGCAGAGATTGATGACTTAAATCCTTGGGATGTGAGTTATTGGGCAGAAAAACAAAGAGAAACTAAGTTTAACTTTACTGAAGAAGAATTACGCCCTTATTTTTCCTTAAATCAAGTTTTAGAAGGTTTATTTGCATTAGCAAAACGAATTTTTGGAATTACTATTACCCCAGCCGATGGAGAAGCACCAGTTTGGCATGAGGATGTAAAATATTTTCAAGTCACCAATGAAAATCAGCAAATTATTGCCCATTTTTATCTTGATGCCTATTCACGCCCATCAGAAAAAAGAGGCGGCGCATGGATGGATGATTGTTTAGGTAGAGCAAAATTTGAGCAAAATGGTAAGATTATCACCCGTCTTCCTGTGGCTTATCTTACTTGTAATCAAACGCCTCCTATCGATGGTAAGCCTAGTTTGATGACTTTTAGTGAAGTTGAGACTTTATTCCATGAATTTGGACATGGTTTACAACATATGTTAACGATAATTGATTATTCTGGGGCATCAGGAATTAATAACGTGGAATGGGATGCCGTGGAATTACCAAGTCAGTTTATGGAAAATTGGTGCTTAGAAAAAAATACTCTTTTTGGTATGGCAAAACACTATGAGACGGGAGAAACTTTACCCTATCATTACTATGAAAAATTATTGGCTTCTAAAAATTATATGAGTGGCTCTATGATGTTGCGTCAACTACATTTTAGTTTCCTTGATTTAGAGTTACATTCTCGTTATAACCCAACTAATGGTGAAACTCCCCATCAAGTGCGAGAACGTATATCTGAAACTACTACAGTTATGAAACCATTGCCTGAAGATCAATTTTTATGTAGTTTTGGGCATATTTTTGCGGGTGGTTATTCTGCTGGTTATTATAGTTACAAATGGGCTGAAGTGCTTAGTGCAGATGCTTTTTCAGCTTTTGAAGAAGTTGGTTTAGAAGATGAAAAAGCGATTGCTAAAGTTGGCAAACATTTTCGTGATACTGTTTTGGCATTAGGGGGTAGTTTATCACCTATGGAAATATTCAAACAATTTAGAGGAAGACAACCAAATACTCAACCTTTATTAAGACATAGCGGATTGTTAGCAAGTTATTAGGTAATGAGACATTTG encodes the following:
- a CDS encoding glutathione S-transferase family protein: MNQVINNSNPTLKLYGGTRSRASIIQWYLEEINLNYEYILIDMAQQEHLQPTFLELNPMGKVPVIVDGDFKLWESGAILLYLAEKYGNEIDSLEEKSIINQWILFANSTLATGLFIEANREKEMSKLLPPLENILKQNSYLLGEKFTVADVAVGSMLAYTQILLKLDLTAYPAISSYIKKITQRPAFMNTIGKR
- a CDS encoding RNA methyltransferase, coding for MLTSLQNPLVKEIRKLHKTQERHRQNLHLLEGTNLLEVATKVNYPLVTVLATQLWQKKHYSLWEALQTQAERIETVSPELMKNLATTVNPDGIIATAYRDSRQSQPTENLRLGLIGDRIQDPGNLGTIIRTAVATDVDFLWLSGDSVDLDNPKVMRSSVGEWFKIQAKVENDLVSLIKKYQSQGYQIIATSLEGNKTHWQIDFTKPTILLLGNEAQGLSPELANLATETVKIPLANGVESLNVAMATAFLLAEYQRQIINSD
- a CDS encoding HepT-like ribonuclease domain-containing protein, with amino-acid sequence MAFRNIIFHEYFKIDLQIINKIIQENLKELKSPIEEII
- a CDS encoding nucleotidyltransferase family protein, whose product is MHSKKEEIIEIVKNHGTFNIRIFASVAGGEVQENSDVDFLVDYSLDKISSWFPTSLIFNLENLLQHKIDVATEGALKELIREQILQEAIKL
- the rpoD gene encoding RNA polymerase sigma factor RpoD, with translation MTQAQEIFATISPANDFEEMLDFNSGNNRNSSIATIEGEFTDIIAEADSIGVSDLNGKKTRKLPTTRRRTQTKKKPFTEDSIRIYLQEIGRIRLLRAEEEIELARQIADLLDLEYIRATLIEHLGRIPTDQEWAIACDIPVLRQFNRRLHIGRRAKDKMVQSNLRLVVSIAKKYMNRGLSFQDLIQEGSLGLIRAAEKFDHEKGYKFSTYATWWIRQAITRAIADQSRTIRLPVHLYETISRIKKTTKMLSQKMGRKPTEEEIAEDMEMTIEKLRFIAKSAQLPISLETPIGKEEDSRLGDFIEADGETPEDEVSKNLLREDLENVLDSLSPRERDVLRLRYGLDDGRMKTLEEIGQIFNVTRERIRQIEAKALRKLRHPNRNSILKEYIR
- a CDS encoding mechanosensitive ion channel family protein, with protein sequence MWLSNSSIIIQTLTPIFIIIFGILLGFLIENRLKKFRKKLDNNDLLAKYSVILRSFEGVIFIWFIVGTIALILPSLNLPTPLNILLQKIIIVIALFMATILASRLAVSAIHVYSKKSKTTVSLTSLFEYLTKVIIFSIGFLIIIQSIGIQITALITAFGVGSLSIGLAFQNTLSNLISGVNIIVSGKIRPRDYIEFKSGEEGYVIDVELKYTLIKDIFNNIIVIPNRQIIDASFKNYTLENSWMLLPIKIVINYDSDLEKVEQITLQIAKQILENIDGGCKEFEPFLRYDNFDYYGINLTVYLKIHEYLDRLLITHEFIKKIYKIYQQENITLAYPLVNPYLKINKSIDD
- a CDS encoding DUF1824 family protein — protein: MDKKIVEAITILKQYSDIKLKVINSEEEKQILQSALKLIVSVSDDQNFGICASTNIEAFAALKSYLKALGYNDQEITTDFSLENKSVYLKFSTQKKSYNLSDYQGDYRGVLITIFSDFNDEIMGTYGHFPLDLFS
- a CDS encoding CopD family protein, giving the protein MIYQQLLPIFLTIHVLGATVWTGEHLILTLAYLPKALKEKNIDIIHQFEDKFEPIGLTALVIQIITGLWLGHFYIPLWQDWLNYNEPITKNILIKLGLLLISLILSIDARFRIIPNLNQDNFLDLIIHILAVTTLSILFVIFGITIRFGGI
- a CDS encoding M3 family metallopeptidase, which translates into the protein MINKNNPLLIGEGLPPFQDIKPEHIIPAIQELLTELEVSLSSLEANFQPTWQDLVVPLNHLEDRLKWSWGIIGHLMGVKNSPELRTAYETVQPDLVQFSNKLSQSRALYEGFRKIRDSQQWNDFESAQKRIIESAIKDAQLSGVALEGEKKERFNQIQLQLAELSTKFSNNILDSTKNFKLRLTNPEEIDGLPASLLSLSAQTARSEGEENATPENGPWMITLDYPSYVPFLKFSKREDLREKVYRAFISRAGSGEFDNNPLIIQILTLKQELAEILGYSNYAQVSLAKKMADSVETVEKLLEELRVVSYSAAQKELTELKEFAEIDDLNPWDVSYWAEKQRETKFNFTEEELRPYFSLNQVLEGLFALAKRIFGITITPADGEAPVWHEDVKYFQVTNENQQIIAHFYLDAYSRPSEKRGGAWMDDCLGRAKFEQNGKIITRLPVAYLTCNQTPPIDGKPSLMTFSEVETLFHEFGHGLQHMLTIIDYSGASGINNVEWDAVELPSQFMENWCLEKNTLFGMAKHYETGETLPYHYYEKLLASKNYMSGSMMLRQLHFSFLDLELHSRYNPTNGETPHQVRERISETTTVMKPLPEDQFLCSFGHIFAGGYSAGYYSYKWAEVLSADAFSAFEEVGLEDEKAIAKVGKHFRDTVLALGGSLSPMEIFKQFRGRQPNTQPLLRHSGLLASY